The following are encoded in a window of Pseudomonadota bacterium genomic DNA:
- a CDS encoding DMT family transporter — MPQTLFQKHSKGILSMLLAFFFFGIGNALVKDTTQTYSISQILSIRSFTILLPLLFYIFFIQKKTKPFTVFKTENLKSHFFRGFLVIVSLWCIFAGLGLLPLANATVLGFTNVLFMSIISIPFLKEKVSFPQWIAIFIGFSGVLVIARPGSDLSNFIELGAIFMLIGGLLDGMVLLYPRKMGKKDSVLTILVYYALFSLFFGLCLMVFEGWVPIASSEDLLFLVGVGFFSLLGQLFATQAFQYAPAGLLSPLIYSILIWSALFGYLIWGEIPDIYTFIGAAILIGSGCYVIYKSPTQATITEEIPLSPEGGHG, encoded by the coding sequence ATGCCTCAAACGCTTTTTCAAAAACATTCAAAAGGCATTTTATCGATGCTGCTTGCGTTTTTCTTTTTTGGAATTGGGAATGCCCTCGTAAAAGACACCACACAAACTTATTCCATTTCACAAATTTTAAGTATTCGAAGTTTTACCATTCTTCTTCCTCTTCTTTTTTACATTTTTTTCATTCAGAAAAAAACAAAACCTTTTACTGTTTTTAAAACAGAAAATTTAAAATCTCATTTTTTTAGAGGGTTTCTTGTTATTGTCTCTCTTTGGTGCATCTTTGCAGGACTTGGACTTCTCCCGCTTGCAAATGCAACTGTTTTAGGATTCACGAATGTCTTGTTTATGTCCATCATATCCATTCCTTTCTTAAAAGAAAAAGTAAGTTTTCCACAATGGATCGCCATCTTTATTGGCTTTTCAGGTGTTTTGGTTATCGCACGCCCTGGTTCAGATCTTTCTAATTTTATAGAACTTGGGGCCATCTTTATGCTCATTGGAGGACTTTTAGATGGCATGGTCCTCCTTTATCCACGTAAAATGGGAAAAAAAGATTCTGTTCTTACCATTTTAGTTTATTACGCGCTTTTTTCTCTCTTTTTTGGTCTTTGCCTAATGGTCTTCGAAGGATGGGTACCAATTGCGTCTTCAGAAGACCTTCTTTTCTTAGTAGGTGTTGGATTTTTTAGTCTTTTAGGACAACTTTTTGCCACGCAAGCCTTTCAATATGCACCAGCGGGGCTTCTCTCCCCTCTTATTTATTCTATTCTCATTTGGTCAGCTCTTTTCGGATATTTAATTTGGGGCGAAATTCCAGATATCTATACCTTTATAGGCGCAGCCATCCTTATTGGAAGCGGATGTTATGTTATTTATAAATCTCCCACACAAGCCACAATTACAGAAGAAATTCCGTTAA